A part of Burkholderiales bacterium genomic DNA contains:
- a CDS encoding YbhB/YbcL family Raf kinase inhibitor-like protein codes for MGRSARRIEETAMKLTSPAFPHEGEIPDVYTCDGRDVSPPLQWTGVPPGTKSLVLIVDDPDAPDPRAPRMVWVHWVLYNLPPELPGLAEAAGVPKGATAGMNDFGRTRYGGPCPPIGRHRYFFKLYALDTRLPEMGAITKAQLERAMSGHVLAEAVLMGTYERG; via the coding sequence ATGGGGCGGTCCGCCCGACGGATTGAGGAGACAGCGATGAAGCTCACATCCCCTGCATTCCCCCACGAAGGGGAGATTCCCGACGTCTATACCTGTGATGGCCGGGATGTCTCGCCGCCATTGCAATGGACCGGCGTGCCGCCGGGAACGAAGAGCCTGGTCCTCATCGTGGACGACCCCGACGCCCCCGACCCGCGCGCGCCGCGCATGGTGTGGGTGCACTGGGTGCTCTACAACCTGCCTCCCGAGCTTCCGGGGCTGGCGGAAGCGGCGGGCGTGCCGAAGGGGGCCACTGCCGGCATGAATGATTTCGGCCGCACCCGCTACGGCGGACCGTGTCCGCCCATCGGCCGCCATCGCTATTTCTTCAAGCTTTATGCCTTGGACACGCGTCTGCCCGAGATGGGGGCCATCACCAAGGCCCAGCTGGAACGCGCCATGTCCGGCCATGTGCTGGCGGAGGCAGTGCTGATGGGTACCTACGAGCGTGGCTAA
- a CDS encoding DUF2934 domain-containing protein, whose product MAEPRIPVTAEERRRMIAEAAYFRAERRGFVGGDPVQDWLEAEAEIDRMLAAGKAPLSATGQRQFEARLEEELKALEARIEELKVKASLARLELKSEFNRELETLEVLRNRLRARLEAIREGVEGAWEELRAGAEKAWDDLRTAVERVAARFK is encoded by the coding sequence ATGGCAGAGCCCCGTATCCCTGTCACAGCCGAGGAACGCCGGCGCATGATTGCGGAGGCGGCTTATTTCCGGGCGGAGCGTCGCGGTTTCGTCGGCGGCGATCCGGTGCAGGATTGGCTGGAAGCGGAGGCCGAAATCGACCGCATGCTCGCCGCCGGGAAGGCACCCCTTTCCGCCACCGGGCAGCGGCAATTCGAGGCACGCCTCGAGGAGGAACTCAAGGCCCTCGAAGCCCGCATCGAAGAACTGAAGGTCAAGGCTTCCCTGGCGAGGCTGGAACTCAAAAGCGAATTCAATCGGGAGCTGGAAACTCTGGAAGTGTTACGCAACCGGCTGCGGGCACGGCTGGAAGCCATCCGCGAAGGGGTCGAAGGAGCCTGGGAGGAACTGCGCGCGGGGGCGGAGAAGGCCTGGGACGATCTGCGCACAGCGGTGGAGCGGGTGGCGGCGCGGTTCAAATGA
- a CDS encoding OB-fold nucleic acid binding domain-containing protein, with the protein MRPLYLLVTTLALTACLGTTAIGDILAHPREYAGRNVTVQGEVKNVFSLLVIKYFTLDDGTGSITVVTERPLPKKGERIKVKGRVEEAFSLGEQTLTLIIEAPDERPPRS; encoded by the coding sequence ATGCGCCCGCTTTACCTGCTCGTTACGACGCTTGCCCTCACCGCCTGCCTCGGGACCACCGCCATCGGCGATATCCTTGCCCATCCCCGCGAATATGCGGGCCGCAACGTCACCGTGCAAGGCGAGGTGAAAAACGTCTTTTCCCTGCTCGTCATCAAGTATTTCACCCTCGACGATGGCACCGGCAGCATCACCGTGGTGACCGAGCGCCCGTTGCCGAAGAAAGGGGAACGCATCAAAGTGAAGGGGCGCGTGGAGGAGGCGTTCTCCCTGGGCGAGCAGACGCTCACCCTGATCATCGAGGCGCCCGATGAGCGCCCGCCCCGATCTTAA
- a CDS encoding ABC transporter ATP-binding protein, with product MSDSLIEISDLHFSYGDRPVLQGIDLKVPRGKVVAILGASGCGKTTLLRHIGGQLKPARGSVRVAGQVVHELDDEALYRLRRKMGMMFQAGGLFSDLTVFDNVAFPLREHTNLPESMIRDLVLMKLDAVGLRGARHLYPSELSGGMARRVALARAIAMDPELLIYDEPFAGLDPISLNVIANLIRKLNDALGITSIVVTYDVSESIKVVDYIYLILDGKIAAAGPTEEMVASKDPFVEQFLHAKPEGPVPFHFPGLPYGHALGFA from the coding sequence GTGAGCGATTCCCTGATCGAAATTTCGGACCTTCATTTTTCATACGGCGACCGGCCCGTCCTGCAGGGCATCGACCTCAAGGTGCCGCGGGGCAAGGTGGTGGCCATCCTTGGCGCTTCCGGCTGCGGCAAGACGACCCTTTTGCGCCACATCGGTGGCCAGCTCAAGCCCGCGCGGGGCAGTGTCCGGGTGGCGGGCCAGGTGGTGCACGAGCTCGACGACGAGGCCCTCTACAGGCTGCGGCGCAAAATGGGCATGATGTTCCAGGCAGGCGGCCTTTTCTCCGACCTCACCGTCTTCGACAATGTCGCCTTTCCCCTGCGGGAACACACCAACCTGCCGGAATCCATGATCCGCGACCTCGTGCTCATGAAGCTGGACGCGGTGGGACTGCGTGGCGCCCGCCATCTCTACCCCAGCGAGCTGTCGGGGGGCATGGCCCGCCGCGTGGCGTTGGCGCGGGCCATCGCCATGGATCCGGAACTGCTCATCTACGACGAGCCCTTCGCCGGGCTCGACCCCATCTCCCTCAACGTCATCGCCAACCTGATCCGCAAGCTCAACGACGCTTTGGGCATCACCTCCATTGTCGTCACCTACGACGTGAGCGAGTCCATCAAGGTGGTGGATTACATCTACCTCATCCTCGACGGCAAAATCGCCGCTGCCGGCCCCACGGAGGAAATGGTGGCCTCCAAGGACCCCTTCGTGGAACAGTTCCTGCACGCCAAACCCGAAGGCCCCGTTCCCTTCCACTTCCCGGGACTACCCTACGGCCACGCCTTAGGATTTGCCTAA
- a CDS encoding universal stress protein: MYERILVAVDGSPTSERALEEAMGLAKALGSRLRLVHAVDEVIWDWEGEWVNPQALWDAMARGGQALLERLIKRVHAAGIEGDFKLLEITTVGQRLAEAIVKEAEDWPANLIVAGTHGRRGLSHLLLGSVAEGIVRVASRPVLLVRGG, translated from the coding sequence ATGTACGAACGCATACTCGTCGCCGTCGATGGCAGCCCCACCTCAGAGCGCGCCTTGGAGGAGGCCATGGGACTTGCCAAGGCCCTAGGTTCCCGTCTGCGCCTGGTGCACGCCGTGGATGAAGTGATCTGGGACTGGGAAGGCGAGTGGGTCAATCCCCAGGCGCTGTGGGATGCCATGGCGAGGGGCGGCCAGGCTCTCCTGGAACGGCTCATCAAGCGGGTCCATGCGGCGGGCATCGAGGGCGATTTCAAACTGCTGGAAATCACCACCGTCGGCCAGCGCCTGGCGGAAGCCATCGTCAAGGAAGCCGAAGACTGGCCGGCAAATCTCATCGTCGCCGGCACCCATGGCCGGCGCGGACTGTCCCATCTGCTGCTGGGCAGCGTGGCGGAAGGCATCGTGCGCGTGGCCAGCCGCCCGGTGCTGCTGGTGAGGGGAGGGTAG
- a CDS encoding glycine zipper 2TM domain-containing protein — translation MQTSHLIPWLMVLALGAGCAGAPDWGGPKYGETAGSAVQTDRNGRITHIELIKVDEDYKFGIGTVAGAVAGGLLGSQIGQGRGTTAATVIGAAAGAAAGTVVESKMKKKDAQRITVQMNSGGTVTIVQPVDERLKSGMAVRIEGSGELARVVPR, via the coding sequence ATGCAGACCTCTCACTTGATTCCGTGGCTCATGGTGCTCGCCCTGGGTGCCGGTTGCGCCGGCGCGCCCGACTGGGGTGGGCCGAAATATGGCGAGACAGCCGGCAGTGCAGTGCAGACCGATCGCAACGGACGCATCACCCACATCGAGCTCATCAAGGTGGATGAAGACTACAAATTCGGCATCGGTACGGTGGCCGGTGCCGTGGCCGGCGGCCTGCTCGGGTCCCAGATCGGCCAGGGCCGCGGCACCACCGCCGCCACCGTCATCGGTGCCGCTGCCGGTGCCGCCGCAGGCACGGTGGTGGAGAGCAAGATGAAGAAAAAAGATGCCCAGCGCATCACCGTACAGATGAACAGCGGCGGCACGGTGACCATCGTGCAGCCGGTGGATGAGCGCCTGAAGTCGGGCATGGCGGTGCGCATCGAAGGCAGTGGCGAGTTGGCGCGCGTAGTGCCGCGCTGA
- a CDS encoding peptide chain release factor 3 yields the protein MSALSSDAGLALEVARRRTFAIISHPDAGKTTLTEKLLLFGGAIQLAGTVKARKSARHATSDWMEVEKQRGISVTSSVMQFEYAGHVINLLDTPGHEDFSEDTYRVLTAVDCAVMVIDAAKGVEAQTIKLLEVCRLRATPIITFINKLDRDGREPLALLEEIESVLKIDCAPITWPIGMGRHFRGVWHLPKARLLRFSAGEERWRGDQEIIEGLHHPALMAAFPDEVPRLREDVELIQGAAAPFDQGRFLAGTQTPVFFGSAINNFGVQEVLEALIEWAPAPQPRDGGTRQVKPTEPAFTGFVFKIQANMDPKHRDRIAFFRVCSGRYRPGMKVNHMRLGREMKLVHALTFMANERLHREEAVAGDIIGIHNHGQLQIGDTLTEGEKLAFKGIPYFAPELFRRARPRDPMKAKQLLKGLQELGEEGAIQVFEPLAGGELLLGAVGLLQFEVVAARLAVEYKVDAIYEPADIHTARWLVFPDASTRRDFEKEQMRRLATDVDGNPVYLASNRYNLNVVMEKWPQVAFHATREHGQRFL from the coding sequence ATGTCTGCACTTTCTTCCGACGCCGGGCTTGCCTTGGAGGTGGCACGGCGGCGCACCTTTGCCATCATCTCCCATCCCGACGCGGGTAAGACCACGCTCACGGAAAAGCTGCTCCTCTTTGGCGGGGCCATCCAGCTTGCCGGTACGGTGAAGGCGCGCAAAAGCGCTCGGCACGCCACCTCCGACTGGATGGAGGTGGAAAAGCAGCGGGGCATCTCCGTCACCAGTTCGGTGATGCAGTTCGAATACGCGGGGCATGTCATCAATCTGCTGGACACGCCCGGCCACGAGGACTTCTCCGAGGATACCTATCGCGTGCTCACCGCGGTGGATTGCGCGGTGATGGTGATCGATGCGGCCAAGGGCGTGGAGGCGCAGACCATCAAACTGCTCGAGGTGTGCCGTCTGCGTGCCACCCCCATCATCACCTTCATCAACAAGCTCGACCGGGATGGACGCGAGCCCCTCGCCCTCCTGGAGGAGATCGAATCGGTGCTGAAAATCGATTGCGCCCCCATCACCTGGCCCATCGGCATGGGCAGGCACTTCCGCGGCGTGTGGCACCTGCCGAAAGCGCGTCTGCTGCGTTTCAGTGCCGGTGAGGAAAGATGGCGCGGCGACCAGGAGATCATTGAGGGCCTTCACCATCCGGCGCTCATGGCCGCTTTCCCCGACGAGGTGCCCCGCCTGCGCGAGGATGTGGAACTCATCCAGGGCGCGGCCGCGCCTTTCGATCAGGGGCGCTTCCTTGCCGGCACGCAGACACCGGTCTTTTTCGGCTCCGCCATCAACAACTTCGGTGTACAGGAGGTGCTCGAGGCGCTCATCGAGTGGGCGCCAGCGCCCCAGCCGCGCGACGGCGGCACGCGCCAGGTGAAGCCGACGGAGCCCGCCTTCACCGGCTTCGTGTTCAAGATTCAGGCCAACATGGATCCCAAACACCGGGACCGTATCGCTTTCTTCCGCGTCTGCTCCGGGCGCTATCGCCCCGGCATGAAGGTGAACCACATGCGCCTTGGCCGGGAAATGAAGCTCGTCCATGCCCTCACCTTCATGGCCAACGAGCGGCTGCACCGGGAGGAGGCGGTCGCCGGGGACATCATCGGTATTCACAACCATGGTCAGTTGCAAATCGGTGATACCCTTACCGAGGGCGAGAAGCTCGCCTTCAAGGGCATCCCCTATTTCGCGCCGGAGCTTTTCCGCCGTGCCCGTCCCCGCGACCCGATGAAGGCCAAGCAACTGTTGAAGGGCCTGCAGGAACTGGGGGAGGAGGGCGCCATCCAGGTCTTCGAGCCCCTTGCCGGCGGCGAGCTGCTGCTGGGGGCGGTGGGGCTGCTCCAGTTCGAGGTGGTGGCGGCGCGCCTGGCGGTGGAATACAAGGTGGATGCGATCTATGAGCCGGCCGACATCCACACCGCGCGCTGGCTCGTCTTCCCCGATGCGTCCACGCGCCGGGATTTCGAGAAGGAACAGATGAGGCGGCTGGCCACCGACGTGGACGGCAATCCCGTCTACCTCGCCAGCAACCGCTACAACCTGAACGTGGTGATGGAAAAGTGGCCGCAGGTCGCCTTCCACGCCACCCGCGAGCACGGTCAGCGCTTCCTCTGA
- a CDS encoding diguanylate cyclase, protein MADPTHNNFLRWLKFAFAFELVLVALVTGMAILSLRTLRAEVQGIVEMQNTQLARIHEMRSTVRERMLRVNMLLTELDPFRRDEYRQAIYALAERFMKVRGEVEAAAQDDAERAALAAARAANRETALVVERILELEEAGAVEEARRLLLTQAVPLQEAVLARTEGLLELYRQRTAEAIARARALYGRTLLALGGLGLAAMVLTIVTGAVVVQRSRRDRQQLLDEMAGHAETAARLQKLSHTLEEEVAQRTRELKHTADLLREAQRIGRMAHWEWEVESGRFTAAEEIHSLFGLDGGKGMLTYDDFIARVHPDDRRRFHQMVTQALALGEPYRFTHRIVLPDGSVRHMLEQGVAERDATGRVLRLLGTVQDVTETENLQRELWQLAHRDPLTGLPNRLLLMDRLAQAVALGRRDGREFALVLFDLDGFKAVNDHCGHQVGDALLVEVARRVREVLREGDTLCRYGGDEFVGIFPGVGPGSEIEALVARIESCFAEPFALDCRVARVRASIGLAFFPADGVNADDLLRCADADMYRAKRGGSPRLPAHGV, encoded by the coding sequence ATGGCTGATCCCACCCATAACAATTTCCTCCGCTGGCTGAAATTCGCCTTCGCCTTCGAGCTGGTACTGGTCGCCCTGGTCACCGGCATGGCGATCCTGAGCCTGCGCACCCTGCGGGCGGAAGTGCAGGGCATCGTGGAGATGCAGAATACGCAGCTTGCCCGCATCCACGAGATGCGGAGCACGGTGCGGGAGCGCATGCTGCGGGTGAACATGCTTTTGACGGAGCTTGATCCCTTCAGGCGGGACGAGTACCGCCAGGCCATCTACGCCCTGGCGGAGCGCTTCATGAAGGTGCGCGGTGAAGTGGAGGCGGCGGCGCAGGATGATGCCGAACGGGCCGCATTGGCCGCAGCACGCGCGGCGAACCGGGAAACGGCTCTCGTCGTGGAACGCATCCTGGAGCTGGAGGAGGCGGGGGCGGTGGAGGAGGCACGGCGCCTGTTGCTCACCCAGGCGGTGCCCCTTCAGGAGGCGGTGCTGGCGCGCACCGAGGGTCTTCTAGAGCTTTACCGGCAGAGGACAGCCGAGGCCATTGCCCGCGCCCGTGCCCTCTATGGGCGCACCCTGCTTGCCCTCGGTGGGCTGGGCTTGGCGGCCATGGTCCTCACCATCGTCACCGGCGCGGTGGTGGTGCAGCGCAGCCGCCGGGATCGGCAGCAGCTTCTGGATGAAATGGCCGGTCATGCCGAAACCGCCGCCCGTCTGCAGAAGCTGAGCCACACCCTGGAGGAGGAGGTGGCGCAGCGGACGCGGGAGCTCAAGCACACCGCGGACCTGTTGCGGGAGGCGCAGCGCATTGGCCGCATGGCCCATTGGGAATGGGAGGTGGAAAGCGGACGGTTCACCGCGGCCGAGGAAATCCATTCCCTCTTCGGCCTCGATGGCGGCAAGGGGATGCTCACCTACGACGACTTCATCGCGCGGGTGCATCCCGATGACCGCAGGCGTTTCCATCAGATGGTGACCCAGGCGCTGGCCTTGGGCGAGCCCTACCGTTTCACCCACCGCATCGTTCTGCCCGATGGCAGCGTGCGCCACATGCTGGAACAGGGGGTGGCGGAGCGGGACGCGACGGGACGCGTCTTGCGGCTCCTGGGCACCGTCCAGGATGTCACGGAGACGGAAAACCTGCAGCGGGAGCTCTGGCAGCTTGCCCATCGGGACCCCCTCACCGGGCTGCCGAACCGGCTTTTGCTCATGGACCGGCTGGCGCAGGCGGTGGCCCTGGGGCGGCGCGACGGCCGCGAGTTTGCCCTCGTGCTCTTCGACCTGGATGGCTTCAAGGCGGTCAACGACCATTGCGGCCACCAGGTGGGGGATGCGCTCCTCGTGGAAGTGGCGCGCCGGGTGCGTGAAGTGCTGCGGGAAGGGGACACCCTCTGTCGCTATGGGGGCGACGAGTTCGTGGGGATTTTCCCCGGGGTGGGGCCGGGCAGCGAGATCGAGGCCCTGGTTGCCCGCATCGAATCCTGCTTCGCCGAGCCCTTCGCCCTCGACTGCAGAGTAGCGAGGGTGCGGGCGAGCATCGGGCTTGCCTTCTTCCCCGCCGATGGCGTGAACGCCGACGACCTGCTGCGTTGCGCCGATGCGGACATGTATCGGGCCAAACGCGGCGGCTCACCCCGACTGCCTGCGCACGGGGTATAA
- a CDS encoding flagellar brake protein yields MGAFWILQRLAEIAADPGRSLAPGLPLGYRGYAPGESVLVGTPQEGGLPLPYGDGQTLTVRAFTGIGVFAFDAAIQRIVERPHPEQAVPLADYGVAFERLTLGQRVMLQNFVYHHLLHGNRLRV; encoded by the coding sequence ATGGGCGCGTTTTGGATCCTGCAACGCCTGGCAGAAATAGCGGCCGACCCGGGCCGGTCTTTAGCGCCGGGCCTGCCGCTGGGTTACCGTGGCTATGCGCCAGGGGAAAGCGTGCTCGTGGGCACGCCCCAGGAAGGCGGTCTGCCCTTGCCCTACGGGGACGGGCAGACGCTGACCGTGCGCGCCTTCACCGGCATCGGCGTGTTCGCCTTCGACGCCGCCATCCAGCGCATCGTGGAACGTCCCCACCCGGAGCAGGCAGTGCCCCTTGCCGACTACGGCGTCGCCTTCGAACGCCTGACCCTGGGACAGCGGGTCATGCTGCAGAACTTCGTCTATCACCACCTGCTGCACGGCAACCGCCTCAGGGTGTGA
- the rpoD gene encoding RNA polymerase sigma factor RpoD encodes MASEYDKQDTRPNEADERRLRLKNLIVLGKERGYLTYAEINDHLPDDMLDAEQIEGIVAMLNDMGINVYDEAPDAETLIMTENTAVAADEDVVEEAEQALSTVDSEFGRTTDPVRMYMREMGSVELLTREGEIEIAKRIEDGLKHMIQAISACPTTIAEILAMAEKVERDEMRIDELIDGLIDPNDVEEVSEEMAEADEESMAADEVEADEEEAGSVQSASLLQLKADALERFAVIRQLYNKMVKALEKHGPDSKSYKKLQEQISNELMGIRFTAKQIENLCDSVRKLVEEVRGYERAIMELCVNKCGMPRAHFIKSFPGNEVNPEWLTQELRARKPYVEQLARFKHDILDLQEKLMAVQARVGIPIKDLKEISRQMSTGEAKARRAKREMIEANLRLVISIAKKYTNRGLQFLDLIQEGNIGLMKAVDKFEYRRGYKFSTYATWWIRQAITRSIADQARTIRIPVHMIETINKMNRISRQILQETGQEPDPALLAKKMDMPEEKIRKILKISKEPISMETPIGDDEDSHLGDFIEDVSTMQPVDAAVYSSLREATREVLESLTPREAKVLRMRFGIEMNTDHTLEEVGKQFDVTRERIRQIEAKALRKLRHPSRSERLRSFLDE; translated from the coding sequence ATGGCTAGCGAATACGACAAGCAGGACACCCGGCCCAACGAGGCCGACGAACGGCGGCTGCGTCTGAAGAATCTCATCGTCCTGGGCAAGGAGCGCGGCTACCTCACCTATGCGGAGATCAATGACCACCTGCCCGACGACATGCTGGATGCGGAGCAGATCGAGGGCATTGTCGCCATGCTCAACGACATGGGCATCAATGTCTATGACGAGGCGCCGGATGCCGAGACCCTGATCATGACCGAAAACACGGCGGTGGCGGCCGACGAGGACGTGGTGGAGGAGGCCGAGCAGGCCCTGTCCACCGTCGATTCCGAGTTTGGCCGGACCACGGACCCGGTGCGCATGTACATGCGGGAGATGGGTTCGGTGGAGCTGCTCACCCGTGAGGGCGAAATCGAGATCGCCAAACGTATCGAGGACGGCCTCAAACACATGATCCAGGCGATCTCCGCCTGTCCCACCACCATCGCCGAAATCCTCGCCATGGCGGAGAAGGTCGAGCGCGACGAAATGCGCATCGACGAGCTCATCGATGGCCTCATCGATCCCAACGACGTGGAGGAGGTCAGCGAGGAAATGGCGGAGGCGGACGAAGAGTCCATGGCCGCCGACGAGGTGGAGGCGGACGAGGAGGAGGCCGGCAGCGTGCAGTCGGCGAGCCTGCTGCAGCTCAAGGCGGATGCGCTGGAGCGTTTCGCCGTCATCCGTCAGCTCTACAACAAAATGGTCAAGGCGTTGGAAAAGCACGGCCCGGACAGCAAGAGCTACAAGAAACTGCAGGAGCAGATTTCCAACGAACTGATGGGCATCCGCTTCACCGCCAAGCAGATCGAAAACCTCTGCGACAGCGTGCGCAAGCTGGTGGAGGAAGTACGCGGCTACGAGCGGGCCATCATGGAGCTGTGCGTCAACAAGTGCGGCATGCCCCGGGCGCATTTCATCAAGTCCTTCCCGGGCAATGAGGTGAACCCGGAGTGGCTGACGCAGGAGCTGCGCGCCCGCAAGCCCTACGTGGAGCAACTGGCGCGCTTCAAGCACGACATCCTTGATCTGCAGGAAAAACTCATGGCCGTGCAGGCCCGGGTGGGCATCCCCATCAAGGACCTGAAGGAGATCTCGCGGCAGATGTCCACTGGCGAGGCCAAGGCGCGGCGGGCGAAGCGGGAGATGATCGAGGCCAATTTGCGCCTGGTGATCTCCATCGCCAAGAAATACACCAACCGGGGGCTGCAGTTCCTGGATTTGATCCAGGAAGGCAACATCGGCCTCATGAAGGCGGTGGACAAGTTCGAATACCGGCGCGGCTACAAGTTTTCCACCTACGCCACCTGGTGGATCCGGCAGGCCATCACCCGTTCCATCGCCGATCAGGCGCGTACCATCCGTATTCCGGTGCACATGATCGAGACCATCAACAAGATGAATCGCATCTCGCGCCAGATTCTGCAGGAGACGGGGCAGGAGCCCGATCCCGCGCTGCTGGCGAAAAAGATGGACATGCCCGAGGAGAAAATCCGCAAGATCCTCAAGATCTCCAAGGAACCGATTTCCATGGAGACGCCCATCGGCGACGACGAGGATTCACATCTGGGCGATTTCATCGAGGATGTTTCCACCATGCAGCCGGTGGATGCCGCCGTGTATTCCAGTCTGCGCGAGGCGACGCGGGAGGTGCTCGAGTCGCTGACGCCGCGGGAGGCCAAGGTGCTGCGCATGCGCTTCGGCATCGAAATGAATACCGACCACACCCTGGAGGAAGTGGGCAAACAGTTCGATGTCACCCGCGAGCGCATCCGTCAGATCGAAGCCAAGGCCCTGCGCAAGCTGCGCCATCCCAGCCGGTCCGAGCGGCTGCGCAGCTTCCTCGACGAGTGA
- the dnaG gene encoding DNA primase: protein MIPQSFIDELLLRLDIVEVVGRYVPLKKAGANYTACCPFHQEKTPSFTVSPSKQFYHCFGCGAHGTAIGFVMEYEGIGFVEAVKLLAGRLGLAVPEARGQASRQQEGGHTALAAVLRQALDYYRQALKAAPEAIAYLKGRGVSGEIAARFGIGYAPPGWQNLKAVFPDYATSRALVEAGLVVEGENGHRHDRFRDRIIFPILDQRGNVIGFGGRVLGAGEPKYLNSPETPLFQKGRELYGLPQARRAIREAGRVLVVEGYMDVVALAQHGVEYAVATLGTATTAQHVERLLRLADHIVFCFDGDAAGRRAAWRALENSLPALSDGARVAFLLLPEGEDPDSFIRSQGRAAFEGLLKEAVPLSQFLFRELTAGDDLDSAEGRARLLQAARPLIGKVGAPLLAALLRKRLAELAGLNPVEIDALLPAAPVSRAEPTRPAAPPHRRAPSRNRQLLRLILARPSLARGVTWEAEAADDAEGRLVEAVLAYLADHPHVETGAQLLEAFRDSEWRPLLEAVAAEALLLDEGFDLEREFADALARVNEAVRRRRIERLLALERAQGLTPEQKELLRRELAARRPA, encoded by the coding sequence ATGATTCCCCAGTCCTTCATCGATGAGCTCCTCCTTCGCCTGGACATCGTCGAGGTGGTGGGGCGCTATGTGCCGCTGAAAAAGGCCGGCGCCAACTACACCGCCTGCTGCCCTTTCCACCAGGAAAAGACCCCCTCCTTCACCGTAAGCCCCAGCAAGCAGTTCTATCACTGCTTCGGCTGTGGCGCCCATGGCACCGCCATCGGCTTCGTCATGGAATACGAGGGCATCGGTTTCGTCGAGGCGGTCAAATTGCTGGCCGGCCGGCTGGGGCTGGCGGTGCCGGAGGCACGCGGGCAGGCGTCGCGGCAGCAGGAGGGGGGACATACGGCGTTGGCGGCCGTGCTGCGCCAGGCACTGGACTATTACCGTCAGGCCCTGAAGGCGGCACCGGAGGCCATCGCCTATCTCAAGGGGCGGGGCGTGTCCGGGGAGATCGCCGCCCGCTTCGGCATCGGCTATGCCCCTCCCGGCTGGCAGAATCTGAAGGCTGTTTTCCCCGACTACGCCACCTCGCGCGCCCTGGTGGAGGCGGGGCTGGTGGTGGAAGGGGAAAACGGCCACCGGCACGACCGGTTCCGCGACCGCATCATTTTTCCCATCCTCGATCAGCGGGGCAATGTCATCGGCTTCGGTGGGCGGGTGCTGGGCGCGGGGGAACCGAAATATCTCAATTCGCCGGAAACGCCGCTCTTCCAGAAGGGGCGGGAGCTCTACGGGCTGCCGCAGGCGCGCCGGGCCATCCGCGAGGCTGGCCGCGTGCTGGTGGTGGAGGGCTACATGGACGTGGTGGCCCTGGCCCAGCACGGCGTGGAATACGCCGTGGCCACCCTAGGCACCGCCACCACCGCCCAACACGTGGAACGTCTGCTGCGCCTTGCCGACCACATCGTCTTTTGCTTCGATGGCGATGCGGCGGGACGGCGTGCCGCCTGGCGGGCCCTGGAAAACAGCCTGCCGGCGCTTTCCGATGGGGCGCGGGTCGCCTTCCTTTTGCTGCCGGAAGGCGAGGATCCGGATTCCTTCATCCGCAGTCAGGGGCGCGCCGCCTTCGAGGGTCTGCTCAAGGAAGCCGTGCCCTTGAGCCAATTCCTGTTCCGGGAACTGACGGCGGGAGATGACCTTGACAGCGCGGAAGGCCGCGCGCGCCTTCTGCAGGCGGCCCGGCCCCTGATCGGGAAAGTGGGGGCTCCCCTTCTTGCCGCCCTGCTGCGCAAACGGCTCGCCGAGCTTGCTGGACTCAACCCGGTCGAAATCGATGCCCTGCTGCCCGCCGCGCCAGTCTCCCGGGCGGAGCCCACCCGGCCAGCCGCGCCCCCCCATCGCCGCGCCCCCTCCCGCAACCGGCAACTACTGCGGCTCATTCTGGCGCGGCCGAGCCTGGCGCGCGGCGTGACGTGGGAGGCGGAGGCCGCCGACGATGCCGAGGGCAGGCTGGTGGAGGCCGTGCTTGCATATCTGGCGGACCATCCCCATGTGGAAACCGGCGCCCAGCTCCTGGAGGCCTTCCGCGATTCGGAATGGAGGCCGCTTTTGGAAGCGGTGGCGGCGGAAGCCCTGCTCCTTGACGAGGGTTTCGATCTGGAACGGGAATTCGCCGACGCCCTGGCGCGGGTCAACGAGGCGGTGCGGCGGCGGCGCATCGAGCGGCTGCTGGCGCTGGAACGTGCCCAGGGACTCACCCCGGAGCAAAAAGAGCTTCTGCGGCGGGAACTTGCCGCGAGGCGCCCCGCCTAA